Below is a genomic region from Pseudomonas berkeleyensis.
GTGATACCGGTTTGATCGCTCGGGCTCTCCATCCTCCGGGATGGAGAGCCTTGTTTAGAGCCTGCTAAAAGGCTTGCGAGCTAGAGCCAGACAAGGCGGAACTGGGTGAAGGCGCGGGTAAATGAGCAGCCTGAATCCAGTTCCAACGCAGCATGGCCGACGCGCAGCAGACTTTTAACAGGCTCTTATCGCGGACCTGAGCCAAAGGACACCTTATGTCTCGTCGAACTTCCTCGGTCATACCCGGCTTCGGGCTGACTCTGGGCTACACCCTCACTTACCTGGCGTTGATCGTGCTGATCCCGTTGGGTGCGATGTTCCTCTTCTCTTTCCAGTTGACCAGTGAACAATGGTGGGCACTGCTCAATAACCGCCAGTTGCAGTTCTCGCTGAAACTCTCGTTCGGCACCGCCCTTGCAGCGGCCGTACTCAACGGCATTCTCGGCACCATCATCGCCTGGGTACTGGTACGCTACACCTTTCCCGGCCGGCGCATCATCGACGCCATGGTCGACATGCCGTTCGCCCTGCCTACCGCCGTCGCAGGTATCGCGCTGACCGCGCTGTACGCACCCAACGGCCTGATCGGTTCGCTGTTCCCGTTCAAGATCGCCTATACCCCGCTGGGCATCACCCTGGCGCTGGTGTTCGTCACCCTGCCGTTCGTGGTGCGCACGTTGCAACCGGTGCTGGCCGATATCCCCAAGGAAGTCGAGGAAGCTGCCGCCTGCCTGGGCGCCAAGCCGCTGCAGGTATTCCGCCACGTGCTGCTGCCGAGCCTGCTGCCAGCCTGGCTGACCGGCTTCGCCCTGGCCTTCGCCCGTGGTGTCGGCGAGTACGGCTCGGTGGTGTTCATCGCCGGCAACATCCCGCTGAAGACCGAGATCCTGCCGCTGCTGATCGTCTCCAAGCTGGATCAGTACGACTACCCGGGCGCCACCGCCATCGGCGTGATCATGCTCGTGGTCTCGTTCATCCTGCTGCTGCTGATCAACATCCTGCAGCGCCGCATCCAGCCGCAACTCTGAGGAGCCTGTCATGAGCCTTGCAACCCTCGGCAAGAACGCGGCTGCGCGTCCGGCCAGTCGCTCCCCCGGCGCCATCGCCCTGATCGTCGTCGCCTGGGCGGTGTTCGCGGTGATCCTGCTGCTGCCGCTGTACATGGTGCTCAGCCAGGGCCTTAGCCGTGGCCTGGAGTTCTTCTGGCAGGCGATCAGCGAGCCGGACGCCATCTCCGCACTCAAGCTGACCCTGCTCGCCACCGCCATCTCGGTGCCACTGAACCTGGTCTTCGGCGTTGCCGCCGCCTGGGCAGTGACCAAGTTCGAGTTCCGCGGCAAGAGCATTCTGATCACCCTGATCGACATGCCGTTCTCGGTGTCGCCAGTGGTCGCGGGTCTGATCTACGTGCTGCTGTTCGGCTCGCAGAGCTATCTCGCGCCTTATCTCGACAGCCACAACCTGCAGATCGTCTACGCCGTACCAGGCATCGTCCTGGCGACCATCTTCGTCACCTTCCCCTTCGTCGCTCGCGAGCTGATCCCACTGATGGAGGAACAGGGCACCACCGAGGAAGAGGCTGCACGTCTGCTCGGCGCCAATGGCTGGCAGATGTTCTGGCATGTCACGCTGCCTAACGTAAAATGGGCGCTGATTTACGGCGTGGTGCTGTGCACCGCGCGAGCGATGGGCGAATTCGGCGCAGTATCGGTGGTTTCCGGGCATATCCGCGGTTACACCAACACGCTGCCGCTGCACATCGAGATTCTCTATAACGAGTACAACATCGTCGCTGCCTTCAGCGTGGCGATCCTGCTGCTCGTCATGGCCCTGGTCGTGTTGCTGCTTCGCCAATGGAGCGAGGCGCGTCTGAGCCGCCAGTTGCAAGCCAACCGAGATGACTGACAGCCGTTGCGCCGCAGCAATGCGGCCCGGCCCACAGAACTAGCAGAGGCATTAGCCATGAGTATCGAAGTAAAAGGCGTCAACAAGCAGTTCGGCCAGTTCAAGGCGCTGAACGAGATCAACCTGAGCATCCAGAGTGGCGAACTGGTCGCCCTGCTCGGCCCGTCCGGCTGCGGCAAGACCACCCTGCTGCGCATCATCGCCGGCCTGGAAACCCCGGACAGCGGCACCATCGGTTTCCACGGCGAAGACGTTTCCGACCACGACGTGCGTGATCGCAACGTCGGCTTCGTGTTCCAGCACTACGCGCTGTTCCGCCACATGACGGTGTTCGACAACGTCGCCTTCGGCCTGCGCATGAAACCCAAGCGCGAGCGCCCGAGCGAAGATGTGATCAAGCAGAAGGTGCACGAGCTGCTCAACCTGGTGCAGCTCGACTGGCTCGGCGACCGCTACCCGGAGCAGCTCTCCGGTGGCCAGCGCCAACGTATCGCCCTGGCTCGCGCCCTGGCGGTGGAGCCGAAAGTATTGCTGCTCGACGAGCCCTTCGGCGCCCTCGACGCCAAGGTGCGCAAGGAGCTGCGCCGCTGGCTGGCACGCCTGCACGATGAAGTGCACCTGACCAGCGTGTTCGTGACCCACGACCAGGAAGAAGCCATGGAAGTGGCCGACCGCATCGTGGTGATGAACAAGGGCGTGATCGAGCAGATCGGCACCCCGGCCGAAGTCTACGAGAACCCGGCCAGCGACTTCGTCTACCACTTCCTCGGTGACGCCAACCGCCTGTACGTGGGTAACGATCACCACGTGTTGTTCCGTCCGCACGAGGTCGATCTGTCCAGCGAGCCGAGCCCGGAGCACAAGGCTGGCGAGGTGCGTGATATCCGCCTGCTCGGCGCGATCACCCGTATCACCCTGAAGGTCGAAGGCCAGGACGAGCTGATCGAGGCCGAAGTGGCCAAGGATCACCTGAGCCTGAACAACCTGGGCCGTGGCACCACCCTGTACTTCAAGCCCAAGGGTGGCAAGCCGGTCGCCAACCCGGCCAGCTGATCACCCGGTTGCCCGGAGCTGTCACCCAGCTCCGGGCCGACCTGGCGTTTCCCCTCATACCGCAAGCGCACGCGACTGGCGCAAACCGAACCACTGCAGTTCGGCGAGCAGCGCCACCACCACCGCCTGACCAATGATGAAGACGTAGCCGAACAGGTTCGGCTCGATCCAGCCAAGCAGCAGCGACAGCCCACTCTCGATCACCCACAGCGTATTCAGACTGATCACCGCCCACACCGCCTGACGGTGCAATTGCGACTGCCGTGACAGCCAGAACAGCAGGCCGCCCAGTGGCAGCAGGATCAGTGCGCTGGCCATCAGCAGCAGGCGCGGCAGTTCAAGGAAGCCGGCCAGCCAATTGGCGCCCAGTACCAGCAGCAGGCCGGTGGAGATGCCCAACAGACCGTCGGCCAGCAGGGCGTTACGCAGCAGCGGGGAAGGTTGCACGTGGCTCATGAGGTTTCTCCAGAAAGGCACCGGGATTGGTGCGTGTTTCTAGAATCCGTGCCACGCCAAAGCACGTCGATTACCTGCCAGGTAATGGCCGCGATGACCTCACTGCACTATCGTGCAAGCCATGAATACCAACTCCCAGACCGCCGGCGCCCTGTTGCGCCAATGGCGCCAGCGGCGCCGCCTGAGCCAGCTCGACCTCGCCTGCGAGGCCGAGATTTCCACACGCCACCTGAGTTTCGTCGAGACCGGCCGCTCCCATCCCAGCCGGGAGATGCTGCTGCACCTGGCCGAGCAACTGGAAATCCCCCTGCGCGAACGCAATCGCCTGCTCGGCGCCGCCGGCTACGCGCCGTTGTACAGCCAGCACGAACTGACGGATCAGGCGTTGAGCACCGCACGCCAGGCCATCGAGCAGTTGCTCAAGGCTCACGAACCCTACCCGGCGCTGGCCATCGACCGGCAGTGGAACCTGCTGGCGGCCAATGCCTCGGTCGGCCCCTTTCTCGCCGGCGTACCGGACTTTCTCCTCGGCCCACCGCTCAACGTGCTGCGCCTGTCACTGCATCCGGAGGGCCTGGCGCCACGCATCATCAACCTGGGGCAATGGCGCGCGCACCTGCTGATGCGCCTGCAGCGCGATGCGGAAATCAGCGGCGACGCCGGCCTGCATGAATTGCTGGAGGAACTGCGCGGCTACCCGGCGCCGGACGCGCCGAGCGAACCGGTCAGCGAAGCCGTGCTGATGCCGGTGCTGCTGCAGACCGAAAGCGGCGTACTGAGCCTGATCAGCACCACCACCGTATTCGGCACGCCCAATGACGTGACGCTCGCCGAACTGGCGTTGGAAACCTTCTTCCCGGCCGACACCTTCAGCACCGACTACCTGCGCGCCCTGGCGAAAACAGCAGAGCAGTCGTAGAGCCGTTCAACCGCCCTATCCCGCCAACGAGGCGGGATGACGCGTCCAGCAGATGAATGCCAGGTGGCGCAGGATGCGCTGAACGGCGGCGATTTCCGACGAAATCACTCTTTCGGGTCATGCCCCAGACTCAACGACGCAGTAGTCTTGGCCCTGCGTCATCGTTGCGCCTATTCCCTGACTGCTCACAACAATAACAAGGAGCACCCCGGATGCGCTGTAAAGCACTGTTGCGTCATGCTTTTCTCTGGATGCTAGGGCTCTTCGTCGGGCTTTCACCGCTGGCCTATGCCGAGGCCGTCAGCCCCCAGGAACAAATCCAGATTCACGCCAGCCGAGCCACCAGCAGCCTCATGCTGTTACGTGGCGAGGGTTTTCAGAAAGCCCATCAACAACGCCTGGAAGCGGATCTGACCGCTCTGGCCGGCGCCATGCAGAGCCTGCCACAAGGTAGCGCCGAGCTCACCAGCGCTCACCAGGCACTCGTTACCCAACTGCGTAACGGTGTTTCCTATGGCCCCGGCGACGACAACGTACCCTGGCGCTTCCCGGAAGACCTCAGCCGCGCCCTGCGCGACTTTCTCAGCGCCGCACGGGCACTGCCGGCAGGCGAACAACCGAGTGAACTGGCCGCCAAGATCGAATACCTGAGCGTGCAGTACCTCAGCCGCTCCTACCTGGGCACCTTCGAGATCGCCCGCGAACAACCCGACACCTACCTCGGCCAGGACGAGCGCCTGCTGCTGCCGGCCATCGACAACGAGCTCAATGCACTGGATGAAAAGGCCGATCCGCAGGTGACGCGGCTGCAGACCCGCTGGAGCTACCTGCGCACGGCGCTGGCGGACATGAACAGCCAGAGCAATACCCTGGCGAGCGTCTCCGGCCGCCCGTTCGCCCCCATCACCGTGGATCGCCACGCACGCTCGCTGACCACGCAGTGGATGGCGATGTTCTAGTCGTCGCGGCTAAAACGAGAAAGCAGCGGCACACCATAGGGTGCGCCGCGCGCATCGGTGACACACGCCAGGGTTTCGGTGTGCATGGCGCACCCTACCGCCTGGCTGGCCAGCATCAAGCCAGCGCTTTCTTCTCGCGAATGCAGGTCGGGCCGGCGATTTCCACCACGGCATGCTCGACCTCCTTGCGCAGGCCAAGCAGGAAAGCCAGTTCGGCGACCACGAACAGCGGGCCGACGATCAGCCCCATGACGTCGTCGACAAATGCCGGCTTGCGGCCCTCGTAGTAGTGACCGACGAACTGGATGATCCAGCCCACCACGAACAGGCCGATACCTGCCGTCAGCCAGAGCGCAGTGGAGGCGACCGCCAGCACGGTGCCAGCCCACAGGCACAGACCCAGCAACGCGGTCATCAGCAGACCGAAACGGGTGTCCAGGCGCAGGTAGAACACCGCCGCCGCCAGAGCCGTCAGCGTAGCCGGCGCCAGCCACAGACCAGCGACCTCGAAACCCGGCCGCGACAGCAGCACGGCAACGGCCAGCACGATCATCGGGATGCCGATGAAATGACTGGCGATATTGCGCCGGTCGCGATGGTAGGCGGCATACTGCGCCAGGTGATCGACGAGGGTTTTCATTGTTATCGTCCTCATGTGCGGAAATAGGCCAGGCCATCATCACCCCGAGCCCGGCCGCCGCTCTGTCAGCTAGCCGACAATGGCAGGGATCGCCATGCAGCCTTCATCACCGCCAGGAGCTGTAATGCCCGATTCCTCCCCTTTTCTCATTGCACTGCGCCAGGGCCACTGGTTCGCCGGGCTGCCGAACGAACTGCAACAGGCCCTGCTGGACATGGCCCAGGTACAGCAATTCGATGCTGGTCAGCGTCTGTTCCGCCGCGGCGATAAACCCAGTGGACTGTATGCGGTGATCGAAGGGGCAGTGCGCGTTGGCGCGGTCAGCGAAACCGGCAAGGAAGCGTTGCTGATCCTGGTCGAGCCGCCCTACTGGTTTGGCGAAATCTCGCTGTTCGACGGTTTGCCGCGTACCCACGACGCCTTCGCCGAGAGCGCCAGCACCCTGCTGCTGCTGCCGCAGGCCGAGCTGCTCGCCCTGCTCGAACGTCAGCCGCAGCACTGGCGCGACTTTGCCCTGCTGATGAGCCAGAAACTGCGCATGGCCTTCATCGCCCTTGAGGAGATGAGCCTGCTACCAGCCGCTCCACGCCTGGCCCGGCGCCTGCTGCTGATCGCCGAGAACTACGGCGAAGGCGAGCCGCGCCAGGTGCTGCACCTGGCCCAGGAACAACTCGCGTTGATGCTCTCGCTGTCACGCCAGACCACCAACCAGATCCTCAAGGAGCTGGAAGCCCAGGGCATCGTGCGCCTGACCTACGGCGAGATCGAGATCCTCGACCGGGCACGCCTGCGCAAGGCAGCGGAGAGCTGAGCACTGTTTTCGACGCATCGAGCTGTGCGCGATACTGCTGCCACTTTTCAGGCCAACCTCCGGTAGCCCTTCCATGAACTTGAACCGCGTGATCCTGTTCAGCCCTCGACCGCGAGCGCTTGCAGACTTCTACTGCAGCGCCTTCGGCCTGCAAATCCTGGCAACCGAGGGCACCTTCGTGGATGTCGGGCTCCCTGGCTCGCCCAGCACCCGTATAGGCTTTCACAAGGGCACGCGCACACCTGGCGCATCGATCAAACTCTGCTTCCATACACCCGAGGTTGCCGCCGAGCGGGAACGCCTGATCGGCCTTGGCGTCCAGATGGGCAAGTTGCACGGCAGCGCCGAGTCGCTGTGCTTCTGCGACGGCACGGACGCGGAAGGCAATCTGTTGCAGATCACCAATCGCGCCTGAACCACATATTCGCAGGGTATCGAGCAGGCCTTCACGCCAGGTTGAAGCCACTCAGGAACAGCTGGCGTCCTGCCACTGTCCAAGGCCTGTCCCGTTTCCTTCAGGTAGTACCGCTGCGATGTCCGATAGCCCTCGCTCCCCGTTGCCCGACGTACTCGCCGGCCCGCTGCTGCGGCGCCTGGAGCCCGGCCGCCTGGTGCTGTGGTTGGTGGCCAGTCGCGAACTGAACCTGCAGCTGTGGCTGCAAGCCGAGGGCGAAGCGCAACGCCGCCTGAGCCTCGATGAACACTGCCAGCGCCTGCCGCTGGGGCGCCATGCTGTGCTGCACCTGATCGACCTGCCGCTGGAGCAGACCCTGCCGCAGGACGTGCGCATCGCCTATGACCTGCAGATCGTCGAGGACAACGTCGCACGCAACCTGGCCGACTGGGCACCGCACCTGCTCTACGACGGCGCCGAACACGCCGACTTCGTCCTGCGCTCACGGGTCGACCAGTTGCTCCATGGCTCCTGCCGCAAACCGCATCATGCGGCGGCCGACGGCCTGCTCTGCGCCGACCGCCTGCTGGCCGAACAGGCCGATCCCGCACA
It encodes:
- a CDS encoding Crp/Fnr family transcriptional regulator, whose translation is MPDSSPFLIALRQGHWFAGLPNELQQALLDMAQVQQFDAGQRLFRRGDKPSGLYAVIEGAVRVGAVSETGKEALLILVEPPYWFGEISLFDGLPRTHDAFAESASTLLLLPQAELLALLERQPQHWRDFALLMSQKLRMAFIALEEMSLLPAAPRLARRLLLIAENYGEGEPRQVLHLAQEQLALMLSLSRQTTNQILKELEAQGIVRLTYGEIEILDRARLRKAAES
- a CDS encoding MmyB family transcriptional regulator; the encoded protein is MNTNSQTAGALLRQWRQRRRLSQLDLACEAEISTRHLSFVETGRSHPSREMLLHLAEQLEIPLRERNRLLGAAGYAPLYSQHELTDQALSTARQAIEQLLKAHEPYPALAIDRQWNLLAANASVGPFLAGVPDFLLGPPLNVLRLSLHPEGLAPRIINLGQWRAHLLMRLQRDAEISGDAGLHELLEELRGYPAPDAPSEPVSEAVLMPVLLQTESGVLSLISTTTVFGTPNDVTLAELALETFFPADTFSTDYLRALAKTAEQS
- the cysW gene encoding sulfate ABC transporter permease subunit CysW, translated to MSLATLGKNAAARPASRSPGAIALIVVAWAVFAVILLLPLYMVLSQGLSRGLEFFWQAISEPDAISALKLTLLATAISVPLNLVFGVAAAWAVTKFEFRGKSILITLIDMPFSVSPVVAGLIYVLLFGSQSYLAPYLDSHNLQIVYAVPGIVLATIFVTFPFVARELIPLMEEQGTTEEEAARLLGANGWQMFWHVTLPNVKWALIYGVVLCTARAMGEFGAVSVVSGHIRGYTNTLPLHIEILYNEYNIVAAFSVAILLLVMALVVLLLRQWSEARLSRQLQANRDD
- a CDS encoding sulfate/molybdate ABC transporter ATP-binding protein, giving the protein MSIEVKGVNKQFGQFKALNEINLSIQSGELVALLGPSGCGKTTLLRIIAGLETPDSGTIGFHGEDVSDHDVRDRNVGFVFQHYALFRHMTVFDNVAFGLRMKPKRERPSEDVIKQKVHELLNLVQLDWLGDRYPEQLSGGQRQRIALARALAVEPKVLLLDEPFGALDAKVRKELRRWLARLHDEVHLTSVFVTHDQEEAMEVADRIVVMNKGVIEQIGTPAEVYENPASDFVYHFLGDANRLYVGNDHHVLFRPHEVDLSSEPSPEHKAGEVRDIRLLGAITRITLKVEGQDELIEAEVAKDHLSLNNLGRGTTLYFKPKGGKPVANPAS
- a CDS encoding VOC family protein; the protein is MNLNRVILFSPRPRALADFYCSAFGLQILATEGTFVDVGLPGSPSTRIGFHKGTRTPGASIKLCFHTPEVAAERERLIGLGVQMGKLHGSAESLCFCDGTDAEGNLLQITNRA
- the cysT gene encoding sulfate ABC transporter permease subunit CysT, with amino-acid sequence MSRRTSSVIPGFGLTLGYTLTYLALIVLIPLGAMFLFSFQLTSEQWWALLNNRQLQFSLKLSFGTALAAAVLNGILGTIIAWVLVRYTFPGRRIIDAMVDMPFALPTAVAGIALTALYAPNGLIGSLFPFKIAYTPLGITLALVFVTLPFVVRTLQPVLADIPKEVEEAAACLGAKPLQVFRHVLLPSLLPAWLTGFALAFARGVGEYGSVVFIAGNIPLKTEILPLLIVSKLDQYDYPGATAIGVIMLVVSFILLLLINILQRRIQPQL
- a CDS encoding Mpo1 family 2-hydroxy fatty acid dioxygenase translates to MKTLVDHLAQYAAYHRDRRNIASHFIGIPMIVLAVAVLLSRPGFEVAGLWLAPATLTALAAAVFYLRLDTRFGLLMTALLGLCLWAGTVLAVASTALWLTAGIGLFVVGWIIQFVGHYYEGRKPAFVDDVMGLIVGPLFVVAELAFLLGLRKEVEHAVVEIAGPTCIREKKALA